The proteins below come from a single Paracoccus sp. SCSIO 75233 genomic window:
- the lepB gene encoding signal peptidase I gives MAQKKEGIWETVKTVFWALIIAGIFRTLFFQPFWIPSGSMKDTLLIGDFLFVNKMAYGYSQYSCPFSMCPVDGRIFGSEPERGDVVVFRHPVQNVDFIKRVIGLPGDTVQMRGGRLIINGTPVEYEEQPDFIEVKEQQGSQRRLPRCMNDPVPEGGECRKGRMTEILPNGVSHSVLNIVDGWIKDDTPVFTVPEGQYFFMGDNRDNSEDSRFAAISGGLGFVPAEYLIGRADRIMFSSAGSSMLYFWTWRGDRFFRAVN, from the coding sequence ATGGCGCAGAAGAAGGAAGGCATCTGGGAAACGGTCAAGACCGTGTTCTGGGCGCTCATCATCGCGGGGATATTCCGCACGCTGTTCTTCCAGCCGTTCTGGATCCCGTCAGGCTCGATGAAGGACACGCTGCTGATCGGGGATTTCCTGTTCGTCAACAAGATGGCCTATGGCTACTCGCAATATTCCTGCCCCTTCTCCATGTGCCCGGTCGATGGCCGCATCTTCGGCTCCGAGCCCGAGCGCGGCGATGTCGTCGTGTTCCGCCACCCGGTGCAGAATGTCGATTTCATCAAGCGCGTCATCGGCCTGCCCGGCGACACCGTCCAGATGCGCGGCGGGCGGCTGATCATCAATGGCACGCCGGTCGAATATGAAGAACAGCCCGATTTCATCGAGGTCAAGGAACAGCAGGGCTCGCAGCGCCGCCTGCCGCGCTGCATGAACGACCCGGTGCCGGAGGGCGGCGAATGCCGCAAGGGCCGCATGACCGAAATCCTGCCCAACGGTGTCAGCCACAGCGTGCTGAACATCGTCGATGGCTGGATCAAGGACGACACCCCGGTCTTTACCGTGCCGGAAGGCCAGTATTTCTTCATGGGCGACAACCGCGACAATTCCGAGGATTCGCGCTTCGCGGCCATCTCCGGCGGGCTCGGCTTCGTCCCGGCAGAATATCTGATCGGCCGCGCCGACCGGATCATGTTCTCCTCCGCCGGCAGTTCCATGCTGTATTTCTGGACCTGGCGCGGCGACCGCTTCTTCCGCGCCGTCAACTGA